The following proteins are co-located in the Vigna angularis cultivar LongXiaoDou No.4 chromosome 2, ASM1680809v1, whole genome shotgun sequence genome:
- the LOC128195325 gene encoding uncharacterized protein LOC128195325 yields the protein MEEEQHTRDLIAQMQAQIQAQARTIQAQTHAQQEMQRRHAEEITMLRAERGRAERSTQHSESTADRGHNQHNDNAGSRNQQPSRHTDPNDRGRREPSPLRTDRPSSLLPFTAIVMQAPMPEKNPPVLDKYDGSTDPDNHLRIFTNAMVFYTDSDPVMCRAFSLSLKDEALEWYNTLPPNTVDCFATVENLFKRQYASNRNQEVTPAELVNTKQEKGETLKAFMKRYMETARRVKEVSQSFIITTLPSCLKPGYFAEKLYARPPKTMEELQERIAEFIRMEDLRISQRKQQQETEASGGRKDGKRPFDNNGKSGEFSRTFKFNHYTPLNTPRAKVLEEALNAELLTLQTKPSPRYADERKSCHFHQNRGHTTEECITLKNEIERLVRAGHLRKYIQEARRSPERAYRKNERRRDYSRSPARHRERSARGVIN from the coding sequence atggaggAAGAACAACACACCAGAGATTTGATAGCGCAGATGCAGGCGCAAATACAGGCACAGGCCAGAACCATACAAGCACAAACGCACGCACAACAGGAGATGCAGCGAAGACACGCAGAAGAAATTACAATGTTGAGAGCAGAACGAGGTCGTGCCGAGCGGTCAACTCAACACTCGGAGTCCACAGCCGATCGGGGTCACAACCAACACAATGATAACGCTGGAAGTCGTAATCAACAGCCATCTCGGCATACTGACCCGAACGATCGGGGAAGAAGGGAACCGTCCCCCTTACGAACCGATCGGCCCTCCAGTCTGCTCCCTTTCACTGCGATCGTCATGCAAGCTCCAATGCCAGAGAAGAACCCTCCTGTATTGGATAAGTACGATGGCTCGACAGACCCCGACAATCATCTCAGGATTTTCACCAATGCAATGGTGTTCTACACGGACAGTGATCCGGTTATGTGCAGAGCCTTCTCCTTATCACTCAAGGACGAAGCATTAGAGTGGTATAACACTCTTCCCCCGAacacagtggattgcttcgccACTGTGGAAAATCTTTTTAAAAGGCAATACGCCTCCAATCGTAATCAGGAAGTAACGCCAGCAGAATTGGTAAATACTAAGCAGGAAAAGggagaaactttgaaggcctttatgaaaaggtatatGGAAACTGCACGACGAGTCAAAGAGGTAAGTCAATCTTTTATCATCACCACTTTGCCTTCCTGTCTAAAACCAGGGTACTTTGCCGAGAAGTTGTATGCGCGACCCCCAAAAACAATGGAGGAGCTCCAAGAACGGATAGCCGAATTCATCCGCATGGAGGACTTGCGAATTTCACAAAGAAAGCAACAACAAGAAACTGAGGCAAGTGGAGGTAGAAAGGACGGTAAACGACCGTTCGACAATAATGGTAAAAGCGGGGAGTTTTCCcgaacatttaaatttaatcattatacACCCCTCAACACACCTAGGGCAAAAGTTCTTGAAGAAGCTCTAAACGCTGAACTTCTCACACTCCAAACGAAACCATCTCCAAGATACGCGGATGAAAGGAAGAGCTGTCATTTCCATCAGAATCGTGGACATACTACAGAAGAATGCATTACGCTAAAAAACGAAATAGAACGTCTCGTTCGGGCAGGACACCTCCGTAAGTACATACAGGAAGCAAGAAGAAGTCCCGAACGAGCGTATCGGAAGAACGAACGAAGGCGAGACTATAGTCGCAGTCCTGCTCGACATCGTGAACGATCGGCTCGTGGAGTAATAAACTGA